From the Lathyrus oleraceus cultivar Zhongwan6 chromosome 3, CAAS_Psat_ZW6_1.0, whole genome shotgun sequence genome, the window tgggatctattcaacccccccttctagatccgtgccatagtctaacaggATTATATGAGCAATAAGGAACCATTGGTTCGAGGCTTAACCTATATGCCCAGAAAATATGAAAGTTCCAAGTATTTTTAAAGCAAAAGCATCATTCATTTTTCTAATAAGTTTGTCAATAAGAATATAACTGGAACCAATTATAAgtatgtcatcaacatatacaAGAACATAAAGAGGAACACCTTGTTGACAATATACAAATGAGGAGTGATCACACTTAGAATGAGTAAATCCAAACTAAATGAGAGCTTGAGTTAACTTTTCATACTAGGCCCTTGGTGCCTGCTTAAGACTATAGATGACTTTGTGGAGTTTACAGACGAGATTCTTGTCAGAACTAACAAAACTAGGTGGTTGAGTCATATAGACTTCTTCATGAAGTGTGTCATTCAAAAAGGCATTGTAGACATCAAATTTTTGGATGATGAGCCAACATGGTAAGTCTCATTTCAATTATATGCCTATGTTTATGTTCCACATATCCATTTTGATCAGAGGTGTGAGGGAAAGTAAATCAATGGCATATTCCTAGCTCTACTAGCTATTTTGTGAATGGCCTAAATTCACCACCACATTCAGATTGAATTGACTTAATTGTGGTGTTAAATTGTGTTTTGACAAACATGTGAAACAATTTGAAAGCATGTTCGATTTCAGTTTTTTTAAGAAGTACAACCATGTGTACCTGGTGTAACTAGAACAGAAAGGATAAAGAGAGGGTGAACTTATAAAAGATATACTGAGAAACCACATTGTTCAATGAGAACTTGAGTTTTATTTAATTGGACTTGAATCTCTTTCTCTATGCTATCATAATTCTAAATAATCAAGTATACGATTGTATTTATTTATCATTAAAGTcaaatcaaaatatttttttatggACCACTCCCAGGGCCGATCATGTGCATGTGCAAGGAGATCCACGTCACAGGGCCTCAAATAATTAGGGGGCCCAATTTTGCGTTGGGCTTTATagaaataaataatatataaatcTCTTTCACAAAATAAGTAATATTTAGCATGTAGCCTAGCCATTACTATGAGTTTTAATGTATAGAAGGTCGTAGGTTTGAATTCATTAGTAAgatatttataatttttttttaaaagacCATATTTTATCATTTGCATTGAACCTTCGTATGTGTTGGGTCGGCCCTGACTACTCTGTAGCTCAAAAATCCTTTAAAGTAATAATAATTTCTAATTTTTTTACTTGATTATTTTAGGGGGTTGCTCTTCTCACTCTAAGGGTTGTTCCTCCATCCTAGTGAAAAACCAAAACTACTAGTGGAATTCAAAAATGTACTTCAGGGTACATCCCAATTCATACATAATTCACTCGTAAGTGAGCCAGACCCTAATTTGTGACAAAATTTGATACGAGAATCCATGTTCATATAAATTCTGGAAGTGTATTTTCGGAAACTATTGAACTAGTAACAGATGCAGAAACGAAATAGATGCCGAAACAGAGATAAATTAACATTCAATAATTGTTATGACATACATAAAAAATGAAACATTACATAGATAATAGTTAACATAAACCAAACAATATATTTCATCATCAAGTAGGAAGTTTCAACATATTTAGAATATCTTCGGTCGATCTCGCAATCTTTGCATCCTGCTCGATCTGACCTTTTATTTTGGAACAGTGAAATCTACTCTACATAAAAGTTAAATCTTCATTCGTCCTAAACTTAAACTCGTTGAATTGTATCTTCCCATCACTATCAATAGAGGAGAGGGTGAACGATAGTAGAGCTTCACAACTTTTTAATTGTTTGGTTACAAGTTGTCTAGTTTTAATTTTAGATCAACAAGCCAGGTGATCTCTGAGAACCTAAATTGAAGAGGGGCATTCTCATCGTTTAAGTAGACAAAAGTGATATATGCAAAATGAGACATTGTGTATGTTCTTTGTGTGTTTGTGGTGACAAGTTTAATGACACCCATACTTATAAAAGTTTTAGATCAATATGGATCCTAGAAACTCAATCCTGTCTCTGGGGATACTCCGGAGATGTACTTCCAGATACACCCTGTTTCGTGTATTGAAATTATGGTGAGTTAGAAAATGCATTTCTGAATAAACCACTACTAtctttttttttaatattatgGGGTGGATTCGGAATATAGTTACGAATAAACCCCtattttcatatttttatttaGGATGCGTTCAAAATTTTATATCCGGATCCAGCCAACCTGTTTTAGAAATAGAACCTGTTATAAAACACAACAATGTTGAAAGTTTTAGAAAATTTAAACATAcattaaaatatataaaaatatgTATGTTTGACATCGTTAATATTAATCCAACTACATATAAAACATGTCTAACCATCTAAATACATTGTTGGATAAAAACTAAAATGAATCAAAATATGTGTCACAATCCAAATCTATATCTATGGGTGGTTCCATCTTTGACTTTTGTTaatttgattctctttcaattTCGCTTAACTTGGTGAATTCTTGCATCCTAATGATAAAATGATCCAACCAAGTTTCAACTTACTTTGTTGAATGAGTTGTCCACTCTGGGGTTGTCAGTGGGTATCTCGATTTCAAATAGATTTGAAGAAAATGCAATGATTTAGAAAGTCACCCAATACACATAATTTGATCACATGGATTTTGAGGCGGGGCAGTCTGTTGTGGAAAAAATGTTTTTGAGAACTCGTATCTTGTTAGATCAATACATACCCTATTATAGACTTACTATAAGATGACACATTTCATGAAAGCTCATCCAATTTTCCTCTGATGTCGGACCGCTAACACAAGGAATAAGAGATTCATGAATTGCATCAAAATATTCTTTTTTCCCGTATAATGTTATGTGTGATTCTTTATGCTCCATTAATTATTTGATAAGTTGTTATTTAATAAGTGTATGATTCTCTTCTCTTTTACCGAACAAAGCTGAAATAACTCAATAACCATATATCCTCCCAAATGTACAACTACACTTTGAGCTATCAGAACCTCTTTCTCAGCTTGTTTGGcttcatgaaaaatgaaatttAATCTTGATCGAGATATGTTGGTGACCAACTGTAAATAGAGATTGTTATCTCTTAATCTATGTTCCAATAAAGAATGTTGTGACCAAATGATATTTGTATCTCATTATGTTGATCTTATACGTTGAATCAATAATAAATGTGGTTGGAAATGTGTTGAACAACTTTATAGAATCAGGATAAGCTCAAAATATATCTCGAACGGTTTCTCCATCCTCACACACTCGGTACCTAGATACATAATGATTATCATCTGAAGTTTCAACAATTGTTTCCTTTCAGTACTATCCCCTCTTATTTCCTTGTCCTTTTAGAAATGAATATTATTTACTTGCTTGATATTTGAGATATTTCTGGGTCTTTTATATTTCAAAATTGCAAGTATGTTTTGGATTGCACCATGTTCAATGCCATGTCACAAATGATTTCCTTCTCTTCAGGCATAAAGCAATATGCAATGAGATGTCCAACTAACTTGTGACACATTACATAATTATATGTACCATAAATCACATTAAATATCCATTTATTATTTACCcaaagtgttggtgtaagccctagaggccaatacttttggtacttgtatcgaattatttattaataataaaaggcgttttctttattatgtttgtttaataaagtctctaggatagctagtccgtttaatgcatcaagtgtgacttaatcatgagatcccattaaacataaggacattattcttaaagtatctgtagttgagctttgttatgaagtgggataatattaaagcattaagactattatgtacatagactgatgatcacatctcatggatcatagataaggagttatcaagtcttaaacataagtatgaatattaagagtaatatttatactggattgacccactatgagaatactatatagaatgttacgcaaagtgtcataagttattctcatggtgataatggtgtataccatcctttgacctgaaaccactatggaccccagatgtagagtcgagtgtcttattgctgatcaaacattgtccgtaactggatgaccataaagacagttgatgggtactccatgaagcatgctgagggacatgagtgacctagatgggatttgcccatcctgcgtaacaggataaatatctacgggcccaatattgaactggacaaggatgacacagtttatgccttgtatttaatatagacataaggacaaaagagtaattgtacacataagaattatcacaaaaggatttgtcaattaacatgacatttttgtgtcttgggtagcagtgatgtgttgctagataccgctcactgtttattatgttaaatatgtgatttaatataattaccaatgtcgcgagaacctacagggtcacacatgaaaggacggattgatgagagatagagtgaataaagaacaccgtaaggtacgatgcacttaagtgaattgtagaacatagtaaggtacggtgcatttaagtagaatacaaaatagggtaaggtaccacatgcttaagtgattttggtatatcataagatatgggccacatgcacttaagtggactttttagcttacagcccacacaagtggttctataaatagaactcttgtgcagaagcatttgttcatatgaaattttgtttctctctctctctctctcacacacacacacacacacacactcaaagtcttcattcgtaaaagctagcactaagattgaaggaatctgttcgtgtggactgagtagaggcgttgtcaccattcaacgttcgtgatcactccttagacctgcatcaaaggtttcaatcgtcacaagaggtaacgattatatcactgatcatgcccattcgtaaggattactaaaggagaaattttaaattccattGCGTTTTGGATCACTATTCTCCTTCACAAAGATATTGACATAACTTTAAAGGACATTCACATTTCCTCGAACCGGTGTCATCTGATTTTAACTTTCGGATAAGAGTTGTGTACTTGTTATTTCTTTCGTATCTCAATGTCACAGATGCAAGTCTTCAATATGAACCATTATATGACCTTCTGATTACAACGCAAACCCCAATTTGGCGGCCTCCATGCGAATCCATTGAAGTATATGATCACGAACATCAAATTCTTGTTCATTTGTAAATTGGTTGCCAACATCTACATTGACATCAACAAGTTTGACATCCGTAGACACAATAGGTTTAGGGACAACATCAGGGTGCAGAAATTGAACTTTGAACTAATCCGAAAATACGCTTTCGTATGACATTCAACTAGAATCGGAAATGTATTTACGGACGCAACATTCATTTTTTCAGTTCAAATCCAGATTAATGAAAGTAATGAGAAAGAAAATACATGTACatttgtttaccgtgaaaattggtaaacaaccacTGGTCTTCCAAATCAAGGATACTTTGGTTACTCACAGGATCGAccagattgatcctaggacatgtgctattgtttaaaattgtaTTTGGAAAATGATGAACACTTCACAATATTCATATATGAATATTGTTCATTTAAAAGGTTTAAAAGAGATAAACTGCAAAATGTAAAGGAAATTATAATAAAGGCgcttgaaaaatgacttgcaATGGAAGATAAATTTTGTAAAAAAGTATAAATAAACTTTGATTGATATATAGAAAATGGTGTTATCAAATGTACATTCTCAATGACAATCTTTTCTTAATACGCTAGATACTTTGAGTAATTCTTAGTATTTGTACAACAATTGAACACACTGAAATCCTAATACTAAGACCCCTATATATACTAAGTCGAAATAATCGCTACCAATGACTTTTATCCCAGGTAATGACACGTCGTACTCGGCATGTCTTCAATTCATCATAACATTCCACGCGTCTTTTCTTTAAAATAGGATAAGAACGAAATATAGTTATCCCTCTTTCATTCAAATTCAAACATATGTGTCGAACGCAACCTTAATGTTGCCTCAGTCGAATTACCATTCTAAACTTGAGACacctcatcaccggagccagagctccggttgtcttctccgaTGAGCTTCGCCGGACTGATCATcatcaaccatcactaaaatttCAAACAGAGACATGATTtgaaagagaaaacatcactgagcacgaatatcacctccatttcttccaattccaactatattgagagatatgtggaattgaaaaatgaggttcatgatctgagttgcttcaattcagcatcaaaacaactcaaacatcttgcctacattggtaggacttcagccaacacaataatcaagagaattgagcaagaaacaaggagaatcgaagagatcaaattttctgcaaaatACCTTCAATTGAGGTCTGAGCTTtctagatcttgatctgaatcgtgctttgcttcactccaaatgcttgcagaagaggaatggaatggcttagaatcaaaggattcctggagaattgaattccaaaacagtggagattcaagctcaaattcaaaagaatttctcagatttatcctcttggtatgaagggttctctgtggggaatcaaagcttgCATAATGTGTGTCTTGATTATGAGTaattgagcttcaatttatagagaacTCAAGTGTTAATTACACACTCCAttcaagtttccaaaattggcaaagtGATGTAAGCAACTGCATGGGCGCGCATATGCCCATCAAATGATTGCTATaagtccaaatttgaagttcagatatgttgaagcaagcttggaatgcaaggcaattaaacattgatacttgaagttggatccatgacacatgataccagcctatttaagccatgtgcagcctatgcatttctcatccaaaatgcatgaattttagatctttggaaaggtgagatcaagaggaacaagtttgatgttgaaaatttgacatattgaaaattttctaagtgtcaagccatatgtctcaatattccaccttgcttaatttttaatgggagcctcaaatgagaaaagtgtcttcataaaagttgtatctctctcaaagaccttaaaaatggtcaccaatttcaagtcatttggatttgaaatgatagagttatgcatttttgaagtttggcaaaatcacttgatcaatggtataagtcaaaagtgacctataatgtagcctcatatcacatgtgcaaagaagttgaattagctcccactccaaaaatcaaagttgaagtagacacattgaatttgattttgaaacttgtaaatctttcatctcataaaattgagaaagttatggccttgggaagttaactttcaaattagggtttagacaaaatgacctataatgtttcaacatagaaaataattttccaagcaaaaatagatctaggtctcaacatgaaagttgtttacaacatcatttagagtaagttttgtcttggaataattttcatatggtgaaaattataggagatagggtcttgggagacccagttttgatcagatgaattcatctggccaaccaccatcaaccaacttgctaatttccaattctattcactttcttggctcatggtagatcatatatgtataagatgatgaaatttgaagtgtcccttgagaaatttgatcaattggtgagatagcttgttggagaagttactcaagatacccaatcaaactagggtttccaaggcaaatcaccctcaaactcttaaagaaaacttgatcaatataacatgtagaagcaattgggactcatacatgatgctcataaccattcttgaatcaattcttgatgatgctctttgttcatgagggtctcaaaccctagatgtgatcaatgaatcaaggaaatcatgtcccttacctacaaaagagttagacaactacaaagacatattttttttgttggtattttggttagtaaaatgataaaatacaagtatgatataatcacaaagtgcttggtgatctctcctaaaacaaacccaatgaaagggggtgaggaggatatcaaggtatgatcccaatgccaatgcttatgatgaaatgcatgagggatcttagggtcaaaattggggtcttacaacaacCTTCTAAACTAGCCAATAAAGAGAGCACCATAGAACTCAAGCCTCCCTCTGGAATTAGTGTAAGAATATTATCCTGCATACATATACCAATAATAGTACAAGAATCACATGAGAGGTTAGCCATACCTGACTCCCGATGAGGAGTGAGTAACACCTGGATCTAATGGTATGAAATAAGAATTGGGTCTGAGTTAGACACCTAATGATTTGACGAACCTCCTGGATGAACTGATTTGTATCATGGCATAGACATACGCTTGAGCACGACACATGGTGATCAACAAATGTAACAATTGGATGACACTTAAACAAAGGGGAAGAACCAAACCTAGCCATAAAAGGTGGTTCCGAATTCTCTAAAAGTGAAGAAAAAGTCTCAAATCCCAACCTGTGAGGGAAGGGAATAGAAGATGAGAAAAACCAAATATGATCTAAATAATCCTTATACTTTGCTTCACACACCGGTACAAAGGAATCGACAAAAACTGTTGGAACGAGGATGCAAGGATGCAATTTTTAGGGTTTCCAGGCAAGGAGCCCATCAAAATACTTTTTCCACCACCCAAAAGGGAGTTTGCAGTCACATTTGAGGGGAGGAGGTTTATAGACTCAAAATGTGGAATCTGACCATCAACCAAAAGCCCATTTAAGGTGCCCATATTCTAGCCCATGGTGGAAGACATATTCAGGGCATGATTTCGAGAGAGTCTAGGACCAAATAGGAACCGGGTGCCACGCGCTAGATGTTGGGAGGAGAAAGAAAAACAAAAAGTGAAACTTCATTGCCATACTCACTCTCATCTCTAACATGGTTGACTTACGAGGAAATGTGAAAAGCAAATTGTACTTCATCCCTCAAATAGAACAACGTGTCAGGATGATCTTGATCAATCACTGTTACCTTCAATGTCGTCATGATCGAGATCTTACATAAGATCGGGAGGAGACATTAAAATCGTAAAATATAAAATCATAATTAAAATCGAAAGATCTTACTCTATTAGTTTTATAAGATCGAGAAGGAATAACAAAATCGTAAAACATAAGATCGTAACCAAAATAGTAAGATTTTACTAAAAAAAAATActtaaaatattttatattatttatattaaataGTATATAACTTTGCATATTAAATAACAAACCATCGAATTGAAAAATCTTAACCATAAAATTAAAAATCTCAAATCTTAACTTAAAATAACAAACTCCATAAAATAAAATACTCAAAATCATAGAGGTTAGTACAAATCACAAAGGCGCCGATAGTTTGGATTTTTCCCTATAATGTCAACTCCTTCATCTTCATTAATCTCATAATCTCCTCCACCATAATCATCACCCTCATCATCTCCTTCATCACCTTCATCTGCATTTCCTTCTTCATTGTCACTTTCTATAGTTTCAAGGACATCAAATTCATCTACATGTCCAATTGATTTAGCACCAGTACTTTgcatcaaatcttcatctaaatCAGTCACATATACATGATTACCACCTGCATTTTCTTCCTAAGCAACATACCACCAATCGTCATCATCTTGGAAATCATCAATTGTTAGATCTCGCTTTTTCCTTTTAGCCTTATTCTTAATCAATCTTGTATTTACCATCACATACACAAGATCATTCATAGTCTTCTGTTTCAACCAATTTCTTTTCTTTGTATGAACCTAAAAAGGGgaaatattaaattaaaatgcaTAACATATAGTAGCTATGAAAAATATATATgataaatttaaaaaatatacCATTTCAAAAGCACTCCAATTTCTCTCACAGCCAGAAGAACTGCATGTCAAACTCAAAACACGAATAGCAAAGTTTTGCAACTCTGGATGTGCGTCACCGTAAGATTCCCACCATTGAGTTGGTGTCTTGTTTTTTAGTCCACGTTGAGCTATTTCACTCCCAAAGAATCCTTTTTTACTCTTCAAATCCTCAAGTTGACCATCAATTTTATTCACCATATCCATGTCTCCTCCCATCATTCTTTCTAAACATGCATACATTCCTTGTTTCACTTCATTATCTACTTTAAAATTAGGTTTGTAATGCAAAATTGGATTAAGATAATAGCCTGCAGCATGCAAAGGCCTATGCAATTGTTTGTCCCATCTGTTATCTATAATTTTCCATAATGGTTGGTAGCTTAAGAAAGAAAAGATTAAGTTAGTTCATAAATAAATACTAATATACTTTTTATATCAAATAAATTAATCTATGATATTTTATAAAATTATACCTTTTTCTATTATTATTGTAGCTAGTTTGTATTTCCTATTTTGCTTGATCCATTGCTTCATAGATATAGCCCATGGTTTCCTTCTCATCAGAATCCACCATACGCAAGACTTTAAGTAATGAAAAAACATCCTTAAGGCAAATAATCAAATTCTTCCAAAAGTCCTTGTTTGTGACTATATTTTCAACAAATTTTCCATCTTTTGTCTTGGAAAATTGACTAtccttccattgcttggaagtGAACATCCTATACAATCCTCCCCTCTTATCATTCAAGCAACCCAAACACAAATATGATGTTGCAAAGCGAGTGATGCCAGGTCTTATCAACTCACCTCCTTCAGTGTAATGATGCAACAAAGTTATAAGACCAGTCCTAGCATAAATGTAAGTTGTCCTCTTTTTACCTGAAGCAATAATCTCCTTATGCATAGGTATCTTTGTTGGACACCTTGGGCAATCATTTCACACATCTTTATAAATTCTTCATCTTTTACAACGTTAAAAAAGATAGCATTGTTGTAAAAATAAGTTGCAACTTGTAAGTTAGTGTCTACGTCTTCCCAAACACAAGGTTGGCCACATAGGTTATAGAGTTCTCACCAACACCACACCCCTCATTAGAAGTGTCCACATCTTCCCAAACTCAAGCAAAAGGATATGTGCCTCGAACAAATGCAAACCTATTCTACATCATCTTTAACCTCCAAGTTAAGCATGTATTCATCCTCAACATAACCTCCTTTTGACCGGCCCACTGAGTTTCCAACCATCAAGTCTTCATTTTCACCATTAAGAAAGGACTCAACTTCATATCCAGTTTCGTCACCTTCAAGATCTACGTTATTTATGCATGTGCATGTGTCTTGGAAGACCTGGTTTTGTAGATGATGTGGTGAGCAAGAGGCAACATGTTATCTATTTTTTGAATGTGCTTTTTCTAAAGTGTGGATGGATTTGACTAGATAGATAGTTGGGTGTGAGCGTAGCGTATCATAATGGTGGCAGCTCACAACTCAGGTTATTTTCTGACATGAAAGAAATGCTTGAAATTGAAAATAACAACAATTTGGGTTGCATGTTTGTTTACTATTTGGAAGACTAGAAATGCTAGAATTAAATTTCCACTTCCAAAATCTATACTCAAAATCAACAATTTACACATTCAATAACTACCATTAAATTTCAAATCTGATTAACAACTGTTCTTAATTGAACAAAAAACACATTCAATAACTATCATAAAAAAAACACATTTCAGATCACATCTCAATAGTAATATCTATACTACCATTAATCGTAAAATCAATCTAAAGAGTTCAACATTATTACATTTTTAAGGTTGGATTTTAATCCGAGTCCTCTTATCAACCTGAAAGAAATCAAAACCCTAGCGTGTCCTCGACGAAAGTTATTCTATATTGAGCAAACAAATGGCCTCAAAAGGCTGAATGGTGATGCTGACGATGCTTCAGCATGTGAACAGATGTAGCAATAAACCGCAcctgaaaaagaaaaagaaaactTGTTCATACTTTTGAGTGAATACAACTAATCAATGAAACACTTCACGACTTTAAGTTCTTGCTAATTCTATCCATAAAGTCCAATTAAGGCAGAATTAACCAAAAACTTTAAATTTAATTTAAGAAATTAACGTGGTTTAGTTTCATACTAATAAATATTTAACATCTACCTGAATCAAAATATGAAATGAAACTGAATCTATATATTGTTGGACCTAAAAATTAATAGATTGATAAATCAACAAGAAGCCATCAAGATGATAAACTGATTACTACTAAATAGTAAAGAAGAATTCACAATGAAAGCAATGAGAAAAGCTAATAAAGCTCCGGTTATTACTAAACACGTCGGAGAATACCAATTATATCCTTGTGCATCTTCTTGTTCACGTTCCTCATTATGATGATGTTTTTAAATCATAGGCAACCACAATATAGCCACAATATTGTTGATGTGATAGTCTCTACAACCTCATTAGACTATAATTGCGGTGTAATTTGAAATCACACATTTTTGAACATTAGGGAGTAGAAACTACTTTAGACCGCTTCACCATGTTTTTCAAGTATGTTCttcaaaaatattaaaatttaGAATTCCAAAATTTAATATACTTATAAAAATCataaattatatttttgtatttcAAAATATTTCCAATCAAAATTCACTTGCAATTGACACTACGCGCATCGCAACAATCGCAATAACCGCAATCGCAACAATCGCAATAACCGCAATCGCAACAACCGTAATTGCAATTTAGAACAATGACGGCCATAATATTGTTGATGTAAAAGTTTCTGCAATTGAAGAGTAATTTGAAATCAAACATCCTTCCACTTTAAGAACCACACAGTAAACTTTGCCTAAGTTTCTTCATATGTTTCCGTCAAATCTCAAAATTTCTAACCACAAAACTCAACCATGGATATAACTTAGTGTGATTCTGCCAGTATGTTATTATATTTGGCCTTTGCAAAAACAAAAGAAGATAACACATTCAGTGATTACACTATGGTTCCAATATATCAAATGTTACTATATCTGAAATTACAAAGTCTTCAGATTGTTTAAACATAAATGCATGATATAtgcaaacaaacaaacacacaaatgAATACATATATACTGACAAATTAGGCAGACATGCATCCAATTCCATGTCTTGAAGTAGGAAAAATAAGGAACAAACCGCTACAAACTATTCCAATCATCATTGGAAAACTCTCCATAATTTGATCCATCTCTCTTTCATGTCCAGGAAACAAACAATTAGTAACCCTATAATCCGAAAAAGCAATAGCCACAAACACCATAACCGACATAACCGCATGCACAAAATCTTGAAACCCTACCTTATACTTGTCATCTTTAGGAACCGAAACAGCGAGTCCGGGTTTGAAAACAGACAGCCCTTTCGGAGTAACGAAACCGTAGTAAATGTTACCGTCGGCGCCATGAAAACTGTCTGTAAAGTGAAAGAAAAAACAAGAGAGTGCACACATGATTAAGAGGAAATGGATCATGATGGTGTGAATATGAGTGCATTGGCCATTTCTGTAGATTGATGGAAGGACCATTTCGAATGTGATGAGTGTTCCGGTTGGAAGGAAGTTTCCGAGTAGGGAAGTTTTTGAGAGGGTCTTTTGAACACCTTTTGCCATTATGGCGCGACGCTTCTTCCCGGGTTC encodes:
- the LOC127130547 gene encoding uncharacterized protein LOC127130547, with the protein product MHKEIIASGKKRTTYIYARTGLITLLHHYTEGDNRWDKQLHRPLHAAGYYLNPILHYKPNFKVDNEVKQGMYACLERMMGGDMDMVNKIDGQLEDLKSKKGFFGSEIAQRGLKNKTPTQWWESYGDAHPELQNFAIRVLSLTCSSSGCERNWSAFEMVHTKKRNWLKQKTMNDLVYVMEENAGGNHVYVTDLDEDLMQSTGAKSIGHVDEFDVLETIESDNEEGNADEGDEGDDEGDDYGGGDYEINEDEGVDIIGKNPNYRRLCDLY
- the LOC127126459 gene encoding protein DMP9, translated to MEQTQPEIGIKVYNVTPPPQEAVGAVTTQSSDPPEPGKKRRAIMAKGVQKTLSKTSLLGNFLPTGTLITFEMVLPSIYRNGQCTHIHTIMIHFLLIMCALSCFFFHFTDSFHGADGNIYYGFVTPKGLSVFKPGLAVSVPKDDKYKVGFQDFVHAVMSVMVFVAIAFSDYRVTNCLFPGHEREMDQIMESFPMMIGIVCSGLFLIFPTSRHGIGCMSA